The DNA region CGGCGGAACAGATCATCACGGGTCAATACGTTTTTGTCGCCATAAGTAATGGTAACATTCGCCCGGAGCAGCAATTCTTCTTCGAAAGGCACCCGCAGCGGCTCTGCTGTAAGCAGCATTACATGACATACTTCCATCAGACGTTGCAGGAGTGGCTCGTTTCCTTCCGTCGCAAGCCGGTTCATATCCCCCATATAGCGATCTTCGAACCAGACATCCCGTCCGCGCTTTGCCTCCAAATCTGCAATCAGCGCTTCCGTCACTTTGCCGTAGTATTCCATTACGTTCTGACCGATATATTCATCTGCAGCCGCTATACTCTCTACCGCTGTTTCACGCAAGACACGTTCCAGCGTTGCCAATGTTCCCGTCACACTGCGGCTGAACGTATGCAGTTGTTCCATTTCCGAGTCGTAGGCACGCAGCAGCTGCAATTCATTCTCCAGACGCAGCAGCTCAACCTTGGGCACATACACGCGCTCCAGCAAACAATCGATCAGGTTGCGCACGTTCTGTTTGTCACGGAACAATGCACGTTTGAATGACTGATCCTCTACACGCTCCTGCTGACGCTGCTCAAGCAAGGCACGTGCGGATTCAAGCTGCACCGATTTATCACGAATCAGTCCAAGCAATGCCTCACGTACACTACCCAAACCGCTGTCACTCCAAGCAGCCCACTGAAAATAACCAATCTCGGGATACTCAGCACGCGATTGCTCAGCTTGGCGATGCAGGGAACCTTCTGTGCTGCGTTGACGCATTCTTTCCTCGGCAAGACGAACCACGTTATCACGGAAGTACGCCTCTGCCCCATGCCCGAACAGCGCTCTCTCCGCTTCACGCAGCGAGAGCGGCTTCAGGTCGGTGAAGCTGACGTTATGCGTCATAATGCCACTCATACCGCTCACCAGGTCCTCATCGGGAAGTATTCCTTCCACTTTGTGCTCTATCGAAGCACCGTCCAGTCCAAAGAAGGTGAGCTTGTCCTTGATGCTCCATTCAGGTTCCTGCTGCATTCGTTCGAGTAGATAACGATACAGATGATACAGCACCGCGAGTGCAATCGGTTTGTTCGGCCGTCTAATCTCGGCAAAACCTGCACTGGCGTAACCATGCTGATCTGAAGTGGTGCGGATGTTGTTTTTGAACGATGTATTGTTATAGGTGTTGGCTCCTGTGCTTGAAACGGAACCGGAACTATCTGCATCCTGTTTCCGGTTCTTGAGCAGACAGATTCGGCAGATGATCTCGGCATTTTCGATCCATCCGCCGGGTACGCCGGTGCCCCGCTCGTTTTTGTCCGACAAAATATATACGAGATCGAACAATGGCGATGCAGGATGCACAACCGGAATAGAGATCCCGTCTTCCGTAACCAGCAGATTGCCGCTGAACGTATAGTCCAGCCCCTGCATGTAATCCAGTTCCCGCAAAAAAGCGAGTCCTGCCGCACTTGCATATCCAAAGGAATCGACCTGCTCCATCTCGCTGACCAGCACATGCAGATCGGTCTGTACCGACTTGAAAGATTGAGCCAGTATCGTTTCGGTCAGCTTGGTAAGCTCCGGTAACAACACATTCAGTGGATCGTCTGCCCGGGTCACGACCGTCACGTAGATTCGATCAAAAGACGAATATAGACGTCCGTATTCCGCAATACGATTACTCACCCGCCGCAGGGTGCGATTCAGACCAAAGAGTGCCTGATCTGAATCGTGGAAGCTGCGATGCACGTCCTTGCGAAGCGTTTTGGAAGGTCGATCCTTCTGTATGTTAGACAAGGGAAGCACGTGACGGGTTACCTGACCGTCATCGAACGAACTGCGATTCATAGCTTCAGCCGGACGATGCACACCTGGATATGATGGTTGACGGTCCTCGCTATGTTCACCGCGGTCAAGCTGACTACGGTTATCGTTGTCATGCTTCATTTGTCCGCTGCTGTCATGGTCACGATGACGGTCATCATCCTGATCTTCGGTCCCAATCTGTACATAGACTACGCCTTCTCCATTATCCCATTTCAGCCGGTTGATCTCCCGGACAGCAGACACTGCCGGGGCGACCTGATCACCCACAAACAGGAACAACGCCGGGTAATGGATGCTGCTGCGACCATCACCCAGGCTGCCTTGACGCTCCTGCTCTGCTGCATATTGGGCTGCATACTTCTCCAGATTGCGCTTCAGGGCATTGTTCGAGCTGAACTCCATCCCGGCCGCCATCTTACTTCAGCCTTCTGCGAATGTCATTCAGTTTCGATGACATCGTTCTGTAGAACTGGTAGATGTCTTCTCCGTTCGCCAGTTCCACTCGCTCGTATTCCAGGCGGTCACGGGATTCCATGAACAATGCAGCCAGATCATCCAGCTTCGCAAGCAGCGGCGCAATATCTTCGGAAGCGGTCATGTCATTATCACGGCGGGACGCTTTGCGCAGCAAGGTGCTGCGATCCTTCTCTGCGAGTCCACGGAAGTTGCCAAACACTTCATACTCGGCAAAGTTACGGCTCTTCATCAGGTTCGCGAACGGTTCCCATGCGTCTTCTTCCGGATCACGGTCATAGACATACAGCGCACCCTTCTTTACGATGGTATCGGTGTAGAGTGCTTCGATGAAGCGGTCATACCACTGCTCCTCGTCCTGATGCTGGGCGAGAATGCCTTCCAGCTCAGCGACTTTGGCCGAGATGGCGTTCATCTTCGCCAGTTCTTCACGTACCCTGGCGATCAGCTGCGGGGAACGAACCAGGTTTTCTTTGGCCATATCTTCATTAATACTTCCGAAAATGTCCTTCACCGACACCCGTGGCAATCCTTCGGATTGCAGGCGCTTCAGCTCCATGACTGCCCGCTTCACTTCACCCAGGTTCGGGGTAGTAGACGTCAGGCGCATGTCGTAGGCACCGAGCTTCGCAGACAGGTCGAACGGTTCCGTTGTCACAATTGCATAACGGTTGCTTGTATTCTCATCGATGGATTTGGCTGTCACAATGTTGTATCCGAGCGCCTGCTCGAATTCGGCACGCACGCGGGCATTGTATTGCTTCACCCGAGCGTTCTCGTACACATCTCCCCATGATTTCTCCGGAATTGGCGATGGCAGATAGGTCCAGTTATTCTTCTCGGTTTGCACCAGATGGCGGCCGATGCCTTCTTTGTCCAAAATGGTACGTTCATAACTTTCCTCATATACTTTGAGCGGTGTGTACACAAACAGGGGTACCCCGTTGCGCGTATTCAGCCAGAAAATCCGGTTGCGCACTTCACTTTCCTTGACGGTAAAATGGGATTTACCCACCGCATTGTTCTGATAGTTGCGAATCCCTCTCAGAATGCCCGGCGCCTGTGCAGGCACCGATACGAACCCCCAGGATGGGAAATGCAGACTGCCCGTGCTGTTGCTCAGATTGAACACCGGAACCGCTTCATCATCCAGTTTGCCTGCAATGAAACGTTCCACGAATTTCTCGACAGACTCATCCTGCCCATATTTGATAACCAGGAAGTCCTCCATCGAGCGGGTAATCAGATCCCCGAACTTCTCCGTCAGGAAGTCAGAAATGGAGCTGACGATATCAATCTCGTTTTCCTTCACCCACTGGCTGGAGTTTTCCAGCAATTCACGGGAGAAGTCCCGGATCAGGTCATCCGTATCTCGCTTGTCCAGCAGTCCATCCACCACACTGACGATATCCGGTACACTTACAACGTTCCAATAGTACGTCTTGTTGCCTTTGTGATCGGACTGTTCTTCACCGCGTGTCAGAATATCCCCGTTTTTGGAAAAAATCGAGCTGAGCGCGTTCAGCGTTTCGGTAAATACGTTATAAATGCGACTGTTCTCCTGGTTCAGCAATTCGTACAGGTCCTCATAGAACTCGATCATCTGATCATTGCGTTCCACATCGGCATGCAGCCAGTACTCATGAATTTTTGCTTCAATATAAGCATTCTTCTTCTTCTCTTTGGAAACAAACGCACTCTTCGCATCGCCCAGTTTCTCTTCGGACTGCTCCTGAGCAGCCTCAATATCCCGCGGAATACGGAAGGCATTCTCACGCAGGGTTTCGATGTACGACTGAATCATCTTCAGTACACAGAAGCCTTTTTCCGTGTAGATCAGACGGGACACATAGAACGGACCCTGTTCGGGATGCAAAAACATGCGACGGATCTGTTCGGTGAACTGACCCGCAATCTCACCCGGCAGCTGCTTCTTCGCCTTAATATATTCCTCACGGGCACGAGCCAGGAAGTTCTGCTCCAGTTCGGTGTCCATGTTCACGACCTGTGATTTCACCACATTGCCATAGGACAGACGCTCGCTGTTCTGGTAACCTGGCAGCGGCTCCGGTACACGAGCTTCAAAGGACTTGACCACACTTTCGAGATCAATGCCCAGCTTGCGGGCAAACTTCTCGGTATCCTCCTGGTTCGGCGCTTTGGAGAACATGGTACTCATTTTGTCGAACATGCGGTAAGCCAGATAAGTCGTCATTTCTTCGATGGGTAGTACCGCCGAGGAAGCACCGATAATGTTGTAATCATAGTTGGCTGGGTAGGCCTTGTTCATTTGTGCAATGTTTGTACGAATGTTGCTAATATAGTCGTGGATAGCAAACTCTTCGCCCGACTGCTTTTCCTCGCTCGCCATGAAGTTGGTGATGTTCTCGGCGGTGACGTTCATGCAGTAATCGTAGGCGTTCTCCAGCAGTTTGCCTTCCGTGTTGGTTGCGGAAATCAGATGACACAGGTTGAACGGCGGCAGAGGTGAATTCACCGTCAGAATATTGCCGTATTTCTGGGAGAAGCGCTCTCCCCGGCTATCCACGTTCATCCAGTAATCCAGTTCCTTGAGCGCAGCGTAACCATTCTTGCGGATATATTCACGAGTGTGTTCACTCAAGCTCTTGTTGGACAGGTTCACGTCTGGAGTGAACAGATAACCTAATGTGTTCACGCGGTCAATCCCGGCGGAGCCATGATCGCGTTCGATAATCCCGCGCACGATATAGGAGATATCGAGGAAGCAACCACTGCCTGTACCGCCGGAAAGACCTGTCAGCAGGAACACCATCAGTTTTTTGTTGGTACCCACAGATAACGTTTTAATCTTTTTGTCGATCGCCTGCACGACCTGATTAATCTTCGTAAACAGCAGCAAACGTCCAGCCTGACGCACCCCTGCGGCGCCGTTCATGCCATCGGTGATGCTCAGCTCCGGAGACAGCCAGTCCGTAATATACGGCTCCAATACGCTGCGGTTCTGAAGCAGTCCACCAATTTCGGCATTGGACAGCAGGACGAATTCATTAATTGGATCGAGTCCGATGCCTTTATACTTTTTGGCGCGATCCTGTTCGTTCGTTTCAAAAGCAAGAAACTCCACATTGGACG from Paenibacillus sp. JNUCC-31 includes:
- a CDS encoding transcription initiation factor TFIID; protein product: MAAGMEFSSNNALKRNLEKYAAQYAAEQERQGSLGDGRSSIHYPALFLFVGDQVAPAVSAVREINRLKWDNGEGVVYVQIGTEDQDDDRHRDHDSSGQMKHDNDNRSQLDRGEHSEDRQPSYPGVHRPAEAMNRSSFDDGQVTRHVLPLSNIQKDRPSKTLRKDVHRSFHDSDQALFGLNRTLRRVSNRIAEYGRLYSSFDRIYVTVVTRADDPLNVLLPELTKLTETILAQSFKSVQTDLHVLVSEMEQVDSFGYASAAGLAFLRELDYMQGLDYTFSGNLLVTEDGISIPVVHPASPLFDLVYILSDKNERGTGVPGGWIENAEIICRICLLKNRKQDADSSGSVSSTGANTYNNTSFKNNIRTTSDQHGYASAGFAEIRRPNKPIALAVLYHLYRYLLERMQQEPEWSIKDKLTFFGLDGASIEHKVEGILPDEDLVSGMSGIMTHNVSFTDLKPLSLREAERALFGHGAEAYFRDNVVRLAEERMRQRSTEGSLHRQAEQSRAEYPEIGYFQWAAWSDSGLGSVREALLGLIRDKSVQLESARALLEQRQQERVEDQSFKRALFRDKQNVRNLIDCLLERVYVPKVELLRLENELQLLRAYDSEMEQLHTFSRSVTGTLATLERVLRETAVESIAAADEYIGQNVMEYYGKVTEALIADLEAKRGRDVWFEDRYMGDMNRLATEGNEPLLQRLMEVCHVMLLTAEPLRVPFEEELLLRANVTITYGDKNVLTRDDLFRRLYRTLEEQAVVRVRVFDYTQEHRYEEKYFFGDHHSAFMDYAAHAEETSRIYKLGVVYEERSSGVEKLNLMGGFHLEDLMVYRNGRVYYDSYTENGYELHPAGMADKLSPMR
- a CDS encoding tubulin-like doman-containing protein; the protein is MKPIVREHIQQLDVSLGGGIVSEKIRVDTIDNPILIIGLGGTGIDALLRLKYQINRRFKLPQDPVSKKKMDKPSNVEFLAFETNEQDRAKKYKGIGLDPINEFVLLSNAEIGGLLQNRSVLEPYITDWLSPELSITDGMNGAAGVRQAGRLLLFTKINQVVQAIDKKIKTLSVGTNKKLMVFLLTGLSGGTGSGCFLDISYIVRGIIERDHGSAGIDRVNTLGYLFTPDVNLSNKSLSEHTREYIRKNGYAALKELDYWMNVDSRGERFSQKYGNILTVNSPLPPFNLCHLISATNTEGKLLENAYDYCMNVTAENITNFMASEEKQSGEEFAIHDYISNIRTNIAQMNKAYPANYDYNIIGASSAVLPIEEMTTYLAYRMFDKMSTMFSKAPNQEDTEKFARKLGIDLESVVKSFEARVPEPLPGYQNSERLSYGNVVKSQVVNMDTELEQNFLARAREEYIKAKKQLPGEIAGQFTEQIRRMFLHPEQGPFYVSRLIYTEKGFCVLKMIQSYIETLRENAFRIPRDIEAAQEQSEEKLGDAKSAFVSKEKKKNAYIEAKIHEYWLHADVERNDQMIEFYEDLYELLNQENSRIYNVFTETLNALSSIFSKNGDILTRGEEQSDHKGNKTYYWNVVSVPDIVSVVDGLLDKRDTDDLIRDFSRELLENSSQWVKENEIDIVSSISDFLTEKFGDLITRSMEDFLVIKYGQDESVEKFVERFIAGKLDDEAVPVFNLSNSTGSLHFPSWGFVSVPAQAPGILRGIRNYQNNAVGKSHFTVKESEVRNRIFWLNTRNGVPLFVYTPLKVYEESYERTILDKEGIGRHLVQTEKNNWTYLPSPIPEKSWGDVYENARVKQYNARVRAEFEQALGYNIVTAKSIDENTSNRYAIVTTEPFDLSAKLGAYDMRLTSTTPNLGEVKRAVMELKRLQSEGLPRVSVKDIFGSINEDMAKENLVRSPQLIARVREELAKMNAISAKVAELEGILAQHQDEEQWYDRFIEALYTDTIVKKGALYVYDRDPEEDAWEPFANLMKSRNFAEYEVFGNFRGLAEKDRSTLLRKASRRDNDMTASEDIAPLLAKLDDLAALFMESRDRLEYERVELANGEDIYQFYRTMSSKLNDIRRRLK